DNA sequence from the Aminivibrio sp. genome:
GCGGATTTAGGCGGAGCGTCGGGGCTTGTCACCAGCCGGTGAAAATGGGATAATCCTTTGGTGATTGAATCCGATTGTGGAGGATTGTCGAGAGATGAAAGGATTGGGAGCGGCCATTTCGGCCATTTCGTACTACCTTCCGCCGAAAGTGGTGGACAACAAACTCCTTGTGGAGGAGTTCGGCACGTGGACCGAAGATAAAATATACCAGAAAACGGGGATCAGGGAACGCCACGTGGTCGACGGAGAGCTGGTGTCGGATCTGGCAGTCAGGGCGGCGGAAAAACTCTTCGAAGAACACGGCATCGACCGGGAGACCATCGACTTCCTGCTGCTGTGCACAGAGAGCCCCGACTACTACCTTCCCGCCACCGCCTGCGTGGTACAGGATCGCCTCGGCCTGAAAAAGACCATTGGAGCCCTGGACTACAACCTGGGGTGCTCGGGCTTCATCTACGGCCTCGCTCTCTCGAAGGGGCTCATCGCCGCGGGCATAGCCTCGAGGATCCTGCTCGTCACCGCCGACACCCTAAGCCGGACCATCAACCCGAAGGACAAGAGCACCCGCACCATCTTCGGCGACGCCGCCGCAGCCATCCTGGTGGAGGGCTCCGACACGGCCCGCATCGGCGACTTCGTCCTCGGCACCGACGGCTCGGGAATGGACAAGCTCATCATCCCCGCCGGGGCCTGGGCCGCCCCCCGCTCGCCGGAGACCGCAGCCGAACGGACCAACAAATGGGGGAACACCAGGTGCGCGGAAAACCTCTACATGAACGGCCCCGAGGTGCTCAACTTCACCATGGCCACCGTGCCCGAGGCAGTCAGCCGGACCCTGGAGGCTCACTCCCTGAAGCTCGAGGACGTGGACATCTTCGTCTTCCACCAGGCCACGTTCCTCATCCTTGAGCACCTGAGGAAGGAAATCGGCATACCGAAGGAAAAGGTCTTCATGAACATGGAGAACAAGGGCAACACGGTAAGCGCCACCATTCCCATAGCCCTGCGGGACGCCGCCGACGAAGGCAGGCTCCGCCCGGGGGACAGGGCCATGGCCGTCGGGTTCGGCGTGGGGTATTCCTGGGGGGCGACTATCATCCGATGGTAAGTCAAGCACCTCTGTTTTCCTGAAAAACATGATCGACTGGGCCGGGCGGTCTACCGCGACGTCAGGCCGAATCCCACAGACTCCATGGTCATGTGGGGGCGCCGGGATCTACGAGGACGAAGGCTGCGGACGTCTCCCGGTTCTCCCATAATCCAGAAACGAGTGAACCGGCATCAAGCACAGCCGACTGCGATACTGTCCCCGAGCGGTTCGGCGGCGGAAGCCTGCATAAGACTGTTAAAGGGAGGGTTTACCCTCGACGACCGACGACGAGCGGTTTTACAACAAAAGATGAAAAAATTCCGGGGGCCCGTCAGGGCCCCCGGACGCTTTACTGTTGGGACACGTTGAACACGAGGTCGAGGCGGGTAAGCCGGAAGAGCTCTTCGACCATTCCGCGAAGGCCGGTGATGACCATCTTCCCGCCCTTCTGGAGGCATCTCTTGTGAATGGAGATCAGGACCCCGAGCCCCGAGCTGTCCACGTAGTCCAGGCCCGAAAGGTCGATGGTCAGGTTGATTATCCCTTCTTCAAGAAGCCCGATGAGCTGCTCCCTCACGGACGCGGAATCTTCGACGTACATGCTGCCGCCCAGACGTATCCGCGCCCCGGAGCCGCTTTTGCTAATATCCACTTTCATGGTGCATCCTCCTTCTCCATGGACAAACTTCGGAAAGCAAGCCGATTATACGACGGCAGGCTTATTTGACAAAACCCCGCCGTCTTTTTCAATCTTGAAGCGCTCCGTCATGCGCCGCATGTCCTCGGAAGTCTCGCTCACTTCCTGGGCGCTCGTGGCCACGGTCTCCATGGCGGCCGCCGTCTCCTCCATGGAGGCCGCGAGGGTCTGCACATGGTCGTCGGTGAGCTCCATGACGCTGGCGGTGGTGTCGATAAGGGAGATCACCTTGTCGGACTTGGCCACTTCCTCGTCGGTGGTGGAAATGATCCTCCTTATATCCTCCACGGATCTCCCGATGGCCTTGCCGATCCGCTCCAGGGCTTCTCCCGCCACGTGGGCGATAGACACTCCTTCCTCAACGCCTTCCCGGCTTTTCTGCATGGACGCCACGGCGGACCTGGTCCCCTCGAGAATCCTGGCCACGAGTTCCGCCACTTCCCTGGCTCCCTGCTGGGACTGTTCCGCCAGTTTCCGGACTTCCTCGGCCACCACGGCGAATCCTCTTCCGGCCTCCCCAGCCCGAGCCGCCTCTATGGCGGCGTTGAGGGCGAGAAGGTTGGTCTGGTCGGCGATGCCGGTGATGGTGTCGCCCACCACGCCTATCCGGGCGGAAAAAGTGTCGAGCTGCGACAGGAGACCCTCCGTCTCCTCCACGGAGGTGCGGATGTTTTCCATGTGCTCCACGGTCTGGGCGACTGTTTCCCGTCCCTCCTCGGCCGCCCCCGACATCTCGGCGGAGTTTTTGTCGGCGCTTGCCGCAAGGCTCTGGGCAATCTGAATGAGACTGCTCATCTCGAGCATGACCTTGGACGCCTCAATTGAGTTCTCCCTCCCCCTCCTGGTCTGCTCGGCCAGTTGGGCGTTGCCCTCGGCCACCTCGTTGGTGGTGCTCGTGACCTCTTCGGTGGAGGCCGCCGTCTCCTCGGAGAGGGCCGACAGGTGGACCGACTTTCCCTTCAACTCCCGGACCATCTCCCGCTGCCCCCGGACCATGTCCGCCAGGGCATCAGCCATGAGCCCCAGCTCGTCCCTGGTGACGATCTGGAAATCCTCCCGTTCGATGGACAGATCCCCTTCCTTCGCCATCCCGGCGAGGACGGTCACCCTGTTCAGGGGACGGGTCAGGCTCCGTGTCATGGCGAATGCGATGGCCGCGCCGAGCAGCACCGCTGCGGCGGTGGAAAGAAGAATGACGGAAATGGTGGAAGCGAGGCTGTCCACGGCGTGGTCGGAGATCTTCTGGGAATTGGCCGCTCCGGCCTGCACAACCTGGTCAGCCATGGCAAGAATGCCCCTCCCCGTCTCGACTCTCCGGGCGTTGAGTTCTTCGAGGCTTCTCCAGGCCGTCAGGACCCCAGCCATCACGGATCGGTAATCCGCTCCGGCTTTCTCCACGGCCTTTATCTGCTCGATATTCACCCTCTGGAACGTCATGGCCTTCAGACGCTCAAGGATCGACTCCATTTCCTCGAAATGCTGGAGCCCCTCTTCGAGGAGCACGGGATTTCTCTGGGCCTGTCCTCTGTAGTTGGCCAACCGCACAAGGTTTCCCAGATCGATGAGTGCGTTTCCGAGAACAATCTTCTGCAGCCGTCCCGAAAGCTCCGACTGGAGGGTGCTCTCCCCGAACTCCCTCTCAAGGGTCTGTTCCTGGGAGCGGACGTAGTTCTCCGCATTTTCGAAAAATGCCCTCTCGCTGTCGGTTCCCCTGTTCCTGAGGGCATTCATGGACTCCACGGCCTTCTCGGTATCGTCCATGAGCTTCACGTACTCGTCGAGCCCTGCCATGGCATCGGCGGCGCCCGCCCTGAGGGTGACCAGGGCCGGATACTTCTCCGCGAGGGCCGCCGCATCCCCCAGGGCGGCCCGGGCACTTTCCGCGGCACTGCGGCCCGCGTCGAGGAACGAACGGTCGTAGGTGTAGCTGTAGCCCCGTATTTCGTACATGAGATCCTGTACTGTGCTCTGAATCCTCTCCGCAAGCACCATTTCCGGAACATATTCGTCAGCAAGGGAACGGACTTCCCGGCTCACCTCCCCCATGTTGAACCAGCTCAGCGCCCCCACTCCGGAAAATATGAGCAGCAGGACGCCGAAGGCCAGAGCGAGCTTCGCCCCGATCTTTAAATTCCTGAACATTCTCTCACACCTCTTTTCTTGAAAATATGTACCGAAAAAACACGCCTTCAGGGCGTTCCCGCGCCCCGGGAACATGGCGCCCCTGCGGACGGGAAGAAGCCACCGTTTTATTACCCGCGCTCACTTCATCTTCATCGTGACCGGATCTCCCGTTCTCACTTCTCCGCCCCGGATCACCCGGAGAAAGTACCCCGCCGTGGGCAGAAGGCACCAGCCCCGGTAATCGTAGCTGTGGGGCTCCCCCGGTTTCTTGCCTTTCTCGATGACTTCCAGAAGCACAGAATCCCCAACCTTGAGGACCGTTCCGACGGGCAACTCTTCGGGGAGCCCTTCCACCACGAGGTTCTCGGCGAGGGATCCCGGTGGAAAGGCAAAACCAGCCTCTTCTTCCGCCTTCCGGATATCCTCGGCCCGAAGCAGGCTCACTTCACGCTCCGTTACACCCCTGTGGGAGTCGCCCTTGATTCCTCCCGGAAGGAACAGGGCCCGCTCCACCTCCGTTTTCGGTTTCCGCCGTTCAGTGCTCAGGCAGACGGCCGTCACTGCCGCCATGGATCTCACTCCCCACCAATACGTTATATGATGAAAAAAACAGTTCTATAATACGATAGACGGCAAAAAAAGGCGAGGCCACTCACCTAGCCTAAATCCGTAGTTTTTCCTGGCGGAGGGGGTGTCACCGGGCATGAGGCGGATTCGCCCAGCCGGGGGCGAAGAGATCTCGCTCCGCGCTCTTTGCGGAGGGATTCCATTGGGGGACGGCGCAGGGGCGGTAAACCGGCACGGATGCCGGTTTCACAGGCAGGCATCCGGCGAACGCTGGGAGCCGCGATGATCGCCTGGGCAGCTGTCATGGAGACAATCCGCGCCCCCCGCACCAAGCGAGCGCCGGCGACGCTCCACGTTGCCTGCGGATTTAGGCCTCAGGCGAATATCAGGATCCAACGTCGTCCAGGGGGGATTCCATTGGGGGCATTCCCCTGGACAGAATTTCGTAACCGTAAACTTTTCCCTCGGCGACGTCCAGAATGGGCTGGAACACCGGGAGAATCCCCCCTTTTTCGAGAAGTTTCCCCAAAAACAGACCATAGGATTTTTCCTGCACGATGAAAGATCTCATTTACGTTCTCCCTCCCGCTTTGTCTGCAGGAACTTTAGCACCGCAACGCAACTTCCGGGTAAACGTTCTGTGCACTTTTCATGGCCTTCCTGGCGGTCTACCTCGGGCTTTCCCAGCATGTCTCCGGCCTCGGCATCACCCTGCTCTCCACCGGGCTGGCCATGTTCATCTACCGGCTCAGCGTGGGATCCCCCGTGAACCCCCCCACGGTACAGCCTTTCACCCGTGTTCTTCAGGCCATCCGCGGCAGAAGCACCGGAAGGACTTCCTTTTCCTCTCCGCTCCCCCTTGGGGTGACGGAGAAGTCAACGCGCCGCTTCTTCCCGCCCCAGGTCAAGGTCCGCTGCGCCGGGGCCGTCTCGGCGATGACAGAGCCGTTCCGCACCGACCACAGGCACTCGCTCTGGAGCCGGATCGCATCGAACCGGTCAGAGGCGTCGAGGACCAGGAGATTCGCAGGCTTTCCCGGTTCGATGCCGTAGCGCTCCTGCACGTTCATGGTCCGGGCGGAATTGACTGTGATCATGTCGAAAAGACGTAAAATCCGGCTGTAGCCGCTCATGTGGGCCGTGTGGAGCAGGAGGTTCGCCGCAGCGAGCATGGATCCCTTTCCCATGGGGTACCAGGGGTCCATGATGGAGTCATGGCCGATACAGACGTTCAGCCCGGCTGCGTCCAGCTCGTCCACCCGGGTGTGTCCCCTGCGGCGGGGGTAACCGTCCGTCCGGTTCTGGAGCACCGAATTGTCGAAGGGAAGGGTGATGAAATTCATCTTCGCCCGCCGGAAAATGCCCATGAGCTTCAGGGCGTAGTCGTTGTTGTAATTGTGCATGGCCGTGGTATGGCTCGCTGTCGCCCGGGGCCCCATGCCGGTGGCGATGGCGCATTTGGCCATGACCTCGACAAACCGGGACTGGTCGTCCCCCGTCTCGTCGCAGTGGATGTCCACAAGCCGGCCGTACTTCTCCGCCAGCTCGAAGGCCAGCTCCACGGACCGGACGCCGTCCTCCCGGGTCAGTTCGTTGTGGGGTATGGCACCGACGCAGTCGCATCCCATCTCCACGGCACGGCGAAGATTTCTCTCGCCGTCGGGGATGGTGTAGATGCCGTCCTGGGGAAAAGCCACCACCTGGATGTCGGTGATCTCCCGCATCTCGTCCTTCAGTTCCAGCAAGGCCTCTACCGTGACCAGGGAGGGGTCGGTGGTGTCGGCGTGGGTCCTGATGAACTGCACGCCGTTGGCAGCCTCCCAGAGGACGGCTTCCCTGGCGTTCCGGAGAATCTCTTCCTTTGTGACTCCGGGGCGGCGCTCGCCCCAGATGGCGATGCCCTCGAGGAGAGTGCCCGAGGCATTGTACCGGGGCGATCCCACGGTAAGGACCGCGTCGAGGTGGAGGTGAGGGTCGGCGAAGGGAGGTACAACCAGCCTGCCGCCCGCGTCGATCTCCTTGGCCGCTCCGAAGTCCAGCCGCTTCTCCACGGCGGCGAACACCCCGCCGTTGATGCCGATGTCCGCGATTTCTCCGTCTGCAAGCCGTGCCCTGCGAATAATCAGGTCCATGGTCATTTCCCCTCTTTTCATATTTATGCCACCGGTTGCACATTTTAACATAAAGGGGGCCCGGTGTCCATGGCTGACAAAAATTTCCGGAATTCTCGTTACATCTCACCATTGACACGGGTTGAAGGCAACCGTTTAATGATGTAAATGGGCATTTCGTCGGCACATTTCTGATAAAATAAGATACAATCCTTATCCTGCACCGGAACGAACGGGGAGGTGAGCCGGAAAAGTCAGTCCGCCGGGAAAGGGTGCGTCCGAACGGCAGTTTGGGGAAGCGTCCGCGGCACTTGCGGCCGCTGCTACCGAGACCAGGGAGGTGTTATCTTTTGAGGAAAAACGTATTGGCGTTGTCGATGGTATTTGTCCTTCTCCTCGCCGGAACCGCGTCGGCGGAGGCAAAGGAATACAAGGACTTCAAGCTGGCCGCCGTATTCCAGACGGCCATCGAGGAACCCTGGGACGGGGCGATCCACCAGGCCTGCATCCTTCTGCAGAAGGAACTCGGCTTCACGTACGAATTCACAGAGAAGGTGGGAGCGGCGGACTTCGAGCGGGTTCTCAGGGAGTACGCCGAGAGAGGCTTCGACCTCATCGTGGGAGACGCTTTCCTGGCAGGGGAGGAGCCTTCCCGCAGGGTCGCGAAAGATTACCCGGAAGTCGCCTTCGCCTTCGGGTCAGAGTTCACCTTCCAGGAACCAAACTACTCCGTGTTCGACAACTGGATTCATGAACCTTCCTACCTCTGCGGCGTCATCGCAGGCCGCATGACAAAAACCAACACCCTCGGCATCGTCGCCGCCATTCCCATCGCGGAAGTCAACCGTCTCGTCCACGCCTTCAAGCTAGGTGCCCTTTCGGTCAACCCCAGCGTCAAGGTGAAGGTCGCCTACATCGGAAGCTGGTTCGATCCCCCCAAGGCCAAGGAAGCGACCCTCGCCCAGATCGAGGCGGGAGCCGATCTGATTTTCGCCGAACGGTTCGGCGTGTTCGAGGCGGCCAAGGAGAAGGGGGTCCTCGCCTTCGGCAACATGATGGACCAGCATGCCCTCGCGCCCGAGGTAGTCGTCACGGGACCGGTGTGGAACATGGAACCCACTGTCCGCCATTGCATCGACACCGTGAGAAACAAGGAATGGAAGGCCGAAGACCTGAGGGAGTGGTCCATGTTGGCCCGGGGCGGCGCATATCTCGCTCCCTTCCACGAGTTCCAGCAGAAACTTCCTCCAGAAGTGATCAGGGAAGTCCGGGAACTGGAATCGAAGATCATGAACGGCCAGTTCACCGTGCCCATCATCGAGACCGAGCTGAAGACGGACTGATTGCCGCTCCGGGGGCGGGCCCTCCTGCCCGCCCCTTTCGTCTTTATCCTTTATTCTCAGTGTATTCGCAGCTACCCGAAAGGGGTGGATACAATGCCTACTGACAGGCCTGCCATGAGCGCCGTACAGGGGGAAGTGCCGGTCTCCGGGCACACAGCCCCTCCCTGCGTCGTGGAAATGCGCTCCATTACCAAGACATTTCTCGACGTCACGGCAAACAGCGACGTGAACTTTTCGCTCAGGGAAGGGGAAATCTGCGCTCTTCTCGGAGAGAACGGCGCCGGTAAGACCACGCTCATGAACATTCTCTTCGGCTATTACGCCGCCGACAGCGGAGAAATCCGCATCGGGGGGGAAAAAGTTACCTTTTCCTCCCCCAGGGACGCCATCGCCTGCCGCATCGGCATGGTCCACCAGCACTTCACCCTGGTGCCGTCCCAGACCGTGCTTGAAAACGTGGTGGTGGGAAGCGGCGGAGGGAGATTCTTTCTCGATCTTTCCGGTGCGCGGAAAAAACTGCTCACCCTTCAGGACCGTTTCGGACTCCACGTGGACCCCGACGCCCCGGTATGGACCCTCCCCATAGGCGGGCAGCAAAAGGTGGAGATTCTGAAGGCTCTCTACAGGGACGCCCGCATCCTGATCCTCGACGAACCCACGGCGGTGCTCGCTCCCTTGGAAACCAAGGAGCTTTTCGCGACCCTTCGCACCCTCGCAGCGGAGGGCTGCTCCATAATCTTCATCTCCCACAAGCTCTATGAGGTTATGGAAATCGCCGACCGCGTGGTGGTGCTCACGAAGGGAGTACTCACCGCCGAGAGGAAGGTCTCCGAGACCAGCGAACGGGAGCTGGCCAAACTCATGGTGGGCCGGGAACTCGCGGAGAAGAAGCGTCCTGCCAGGGGAACCCCGGGAAGCCCTCTTCTGGTCGTCCGGGGCCTGACAGTGAAGAACGACAGGAACCTCGAGGCAGTAAAGGATCTCTCCCTGGAGGTCCGCTCCGGAGAGATCCTGGGCATGGCCGGGGTTTCCGGCAACGGGCAGAGAGAGCTCGCGGAAGCCCTGTTCGGCCTCCGGAAGCCCGTTTCGGGCACCATCTCCGTGGACGGCAGAATCCTTCCCCCGGGCCGCCCGAAAGCTTCGGTGGACAGCGGCATGGGGAGAATACCCGAGGACAGGATGACTACCGGCCTCCTCCTGGAGCTTTCCGTGGAGGAAAACCTCGTGCTGGAAAACCACGGGAAATTCCGCTCCATGGGTATGCTGGATCACGGCGCCATTGGGCGGCACGCCGACCGGCTCATTTCCGAATTCAACATCAGGACCGACGGCAGGACGGCCAAGGCCCTGACGCTTTCGGGAGGAAACCTCCAGAAGATCATCCTGGCCCGGGCGCTTTCGGCGTCGCCGAAAGTGGTGGTGGCTGCCCAGCCCACCAGGGGACTCGACGTGGGGGCCATCGAATACATCCACTGGCGGATCGTGGATGCCAGGGCAGGCGGCGCGGCAATTCTTCTCATCTCCGAGGATCTCGACGAAATATTCGGACTCAGCGACCGGATCGCCGTCATGTACGAAGGCCGCATCATGGGCATAGCCGACGGCGGCTCAGCGTCCAGGGAGCGGATAGGACTCTGGATGAGCGGGGTGAACGAACCATGCGTATGATCATCACGAAACGGGCCCCCCTTCCCGGGTGGGTCCAGGCGCTTGTCCCCGTGGCAGCCATCCTGGTGACCCTCATCCTTTCGGCCGTTCCCATTCTCATCGCCGGAGGGGACCTCTGGCTCTCCTACACGTCTCTCTTCAGGGGAGCCTTGGGCACCAGGTACAACTTCCTCGAGACCTGCGTGAAGGCCGCTCCTCTGACCTTTACCGGTCTGGCCGTGGCCTTCGCCTTCCGGGCGAAGTTCTGGAACATCGGCGCCGAAGGACAGCTTCTCGCCGGGGCCATCGCCGCCACCTGGGTGGGCATAAACGCCCCGGCTCTTCCGAAGGCTGCCGTGCTGGTCCTCGTCTGCGCTGCGGGCTTTCTCGCCGGGGGCCTCTGGGCCACCGTCCCCGCCCTGATGAAGACGAAATACAGGGTGGATGACGTGGTCACCACCCTTCTTCTGAACTACGTCATGTGGCACATTATGGGATACCTGCTCTTCGGCCCCCTCCAGATGCCGAACTCGAGCTGGCCGAGGTCGCCCGCCATAGCGGAACTGGCCAGGTTCCCCGTGCTCCTGGCCCGCTCCCGGTTCCACCTCGGCATCGTGCTTGCGGTCGCTGCGGTCCTCATCGTCTGGTTCATCAACTCGAAGACCGTCTTCGGCTATCAGTCCCGGGCGGTGGGCGTCAACCCCAGGGCGGCGGCCTTCGGGGGCATCGACGTCAACTCCGTGATCATCAGGACCGCCGTCCTTTCCGGAGGGCTCGCGGGAATGGCGGGCGTGGGTGAAGTGGCCGCCATTCACTTCCATCTCCTCATGGACGTCTCGCCGGGATTCGGGTACTCGGGCATCGTCATCGCCATGCTGGGGAGGCTTCATCCCCTGGGGACGGCCCTCGCGGCCTTCTTCTTCAGCGTGATTATCGTGGGAGCCCAGTCCATGAGCAGGCTCACCGGCGTCCCGACCTACATCGCCGAGGTGATCCAGGGCATGGCCCTCATCGTGATGCTCATCGCCCTCCTCCTCACCGAATACCGCATAAAGGCGGTGAAAGACTGATGGAACAGGTATTCACCCTCTCCTTCATCACCGGCCTCCTCGCCGCCATGATGCGCATGGCTACCCCCATCATCTTCGGCACCCTTGGGGAAATTCTCAGCGAGCGGGCAGGCGTCCTCAACCTGGGCATCGAGGGAATTATGCTCATGGGCGCCATGACGGGCTTCCTCACCACCCTCGCCACCGGATCCCTCTGGCTCGGCGTGGCAGCGGCCGCACTGATCGGCGCTCTCCTTGCACTTTTCATGGCCTTCCTGGCGGTCTACCTCGGGCTTTCCCAGCATGTCTCCGGCCTCGGCATCACCCTGCTCTCCACCGGGCTGGCCATGTTCATCTACCGGCTCAGCGTGGGATCCCCCGTGAACCCCCCCACGGTACAGCCTTTCACCCAGACGGCCATTCCGTACCTGTCGGAGCTGCCGGTTGTCGGTCCCGCTTTTTTCACTCAGTACACCTTGGTCTACTGGGCGTTTCTTCTCATCCCGGCCCTCTGGATCCTTCTTTACAGGACGACCTGGGGCCTGGCCATCCGCACCGTGGGTGAAAACCCCCTCGCTGCCGATACAGTGGGCATCAACGTCAACCTCGTCCGGACCCTCTGCCTGGCGGCAGGAGGGGCCCTCATGGGCATCGGAGGCGCTTTCCTTACCCTCGCCCACCAGAACATGTTCCTCATCGATGTGGTGGGAGGCAGGGGATGGATCAGCATCGCCATGGTCATCTTCGGCAATTGGGATCCCCTCCGGGGAGCGGCGGGCGCCCTCATCTTCGGCTTCCTCGACGCCCTGCAGCTCCGCCTCCAGGGGCTGGGCTTCGACATTCCCTTCCACCTGTTTCTTCTCATCCCCTACCTGATGACGGTCGTCGCCCTTGTCAGCGTGTCGCGGAGAGCCGCGGCCCCGGCAGGGCTTCTAAAGCCCTACCGACGGGAAGAAAAAGGCTAGAGACTTTCTCCCCGGGGAGAAAGAGTACTATCGACAGACAGGAGAGTGCAGCATGACACAGCGATATGTCGGAAAGAGCGTCCAGAGAGTGGATGCGGTGAAAAAAGCGACCGGCGAGGCTTGTTTCGTGGCCGACATTACCCTTCCCCGGATGCTCCGCGCCAAAGTCGTCCGGGCGGGCATCCCCCACGGGAAAATCCTTTCCATCGACACGTCGGTCGCGGAAACAATGCCCGGAGTGAAGAAGGTCGTCACGGGGCAGGGATGCTCCATGTTGTTCGGCACCTGCCTCTGGGATCAGCCGCCCCTGGCGGTGGACAAGGTTCGCCATGCCGGCGAACCGGTAGCGGTGGTGCTGGCGGAGACGGAGAACCAGGCCGAAGCGGCGGCGAAGGCGGTGAAGATCGAATACGAAAAACTGCCCTTCGTCCTCGACCCAGTGGAGGCCGCTGCACCCGGAGCTCCCCTGATCCATGAAAAGAACGGCTCCTACCGCAGGGTGGAGTACGTGGTCCATCCCGTTCCCGGAACCAACATCTTCCACCACTACAAGCTCCGCAAGGGGGAGAGCGAAAAAGGCTTCGCCGAAGCGGATGTCACCGTGGAAGACGAGTTCGAATTCCCCATCTCGAGTCATGCCGCCATCGAACCCCACGGGGCGGTGTGCAGGTTCGGCGCTGACGGGAGTATAGAGATCTGGGCCTCAAACCAGGCCCCCTTCGTCCTCCGGGACGTGCTGGCCGACATGTTCAAAATCCCTTCCTCGAAGGTTCGGGTCCACATCCCCTACCTCGGGGGCGGCTTCGGCGGCAAGTCCGACGTCTCCATCGAACCCATGGTGGCCTATGCGGCCGGCTTTGTCCCGGGATACGCCGTGAAAC
Encoded proteins:
- a CDS encoding BMP family protein, coding for MRKNVLALSMVFVLLLAGTASAEAKEYKDFKLAAVFQTAIEEPWDGAIHQACILLQKELGFTYEFTEKVGAADFERVLREYAERGFDLIVGDAFLAGEEPSRRVAKDYPEVAFAFGSEFTFQEPNYSVFDNWIHEPSYLCGVIAGRMTKTNTLGIVAAIPIAEVNRLVHAFKLGALSVNPSVKVKVAYIGSWFDPPKAKEATLAQIEAGADLIFAERFGVFEAAKEKGVLAFGNMMDQHALAPEVVVTGPVWNMEPTVRHCIDTVRNKEWKAEDLREWSMLARGGAYLAPFHEFQQKLPPEVIREVRELESKIMNGQFTVPIIETELKTD
- a CDS encoding MOSC domain-containing protein, which produces MAAVTAVCLSTERRKPKTEVERALFLPGGIKGDSHRGVTEREVSLLRAEDIRKAEEEAGFAFPPGSLAENLVVEGLPEELPVGTVLKVGDSVLLEVIEKGKKPGEPHSYDYRGWCLLPTAGYFLRVIRGGEVRTGDPVTMKMK
- a CDS encoding STAS domain-containing protein; amino-acid sequence: MKVDISKSGSGARIRLGGSMYVEDSASVREQLIGLLEEGIINLTIDLSGLDYVDSSGLGVLISIHKRCLQKGGKMVITGLRGMVEELFRLTRLDLVFNVSQQ
- a CDS encoding ABC transporter ATP-binding protein, producing the protein MPTDRPAMSAVQGEVPVSGHTAPPCVVEMRSITKTFLDVTANSDVNFSLREGEICALLGENGAGKTTLMNILFGYYAADSGEIRIGGEKVTFSSPRDAIACRIGMVHQHFTLVPSQTVLENVVVGSGGGRFFLDLSGARKKLLTLQDRFGLHVDPDAPVWTLPIGGQQKVEILKALYRDARILILDEPTAVLAPLETKELFATLRTLAAEGCSIIFISHKLYEVMEIADRVVVLTKGVLTAERKVSETSERELAKLMVGRELAEKKRPARGTPGSPLLVVRGLTVKNDRNLEAVKDLSLEVRSGEILGMAGVSGNGQRELAEALFGLRKPVSGTISVDGRILPPGRPKASVDSGMGRIPEDRMTTGLLLELSVEENLVLENHGKFRSMGMLDHGAIGRHADRLISEFNIRTDGRTAKALTLSGGNLQKIILARALSASPKVVVAAQPTRGLDVGAIEYIHWRIVDARAGGAAILLISEDLDEIFGLSDRIAVMYEGRIMGIADGGSASRERIGLWMSGVNEPCV
- a CDS encoding 3-oxoacyl-ACP synthase III family protein produces the protein MKGLGAAISAISYYLPPKVVDNKLLVEEFGTWTEDKIYQKTGIRERHVVDGELVSDLAVRAAEKLFEEHGIDRETIDFLLLCTESPDYYLPATACVVQDRLGLKKTIGALDYNLGCSGFIYGLALSKGLIAAGIASRILLVTADTLSRTINPKDKSTRTIFGDAAAAILVEGSDTARIGDFVLGTDGSGMDKLIIPAGAWAAPRSPETAAERTNKWGNTRCAENLYMNGPEVLNFTMATVPEAVSRTLEAHSLKLEDVDIFVFHQATFLILEHLRKEIGIPKEKVFMNMENKGNTVSATIPIALRDAADEGRLRPGDRAMAVGFGVGYSWGATIIRW
- a CDS encoding ABC transporter permease, translated to MRMIITKRAPLPGWVQALVPVAAILVTLILSAVPILIAGGDLWLSYTSLFRGALGTRYNFLETCVKAAPLTFTGLAVAFAFRAKFWNIGAEGQLLAGAIAATWVGINAPALPKAAVLVLVCAAGFLAGGLWATVPALMKTKYRVDDVVTTLLLNYVMWHIMGYLLFGPLQMPNSSWPRSPAIAELARFPVLLARSRFHLGIVLAVAAVLIVWFINSKTVFGYQSRAVGVNPRAAAFGGIDVNSVIIRTAVLSGGLAGMAGVGEVAAIHFHLLMDVSPGFGYSGIVIAMLGRLHPLGTALAAFFFSVIIVGAQSMSRLTGVPTYIAEVIQGMALIVMLIALLLTEYRIKAVKD
- the codA gene encoding cytosine deaminase, which gives rise to MDLIIRRARLADGEIADIGINGGVFAAVEKRLDFGAAKEIDAGGRLVVPPFADPHLHLDAVLTVGSPRYNASGTLLEGIAIWGERRPGVTKEEILRNAREAVLWEAANGVQFIRTHADTTDPSLVTVEALLELKDEMREITDIQVVAFPQDGIYTIPDGERNLRRAVEMGCDCVGAIPHNELTREDGVRSVELAFELAEKYGRLVDIHCDETGDDQSRFVEVMAKCAIATGMGPRATASHTTAMHNYNNDYALKLMGIFRRAKMNFITLPFDNSVLQNRTDGYPRRRGHTRVDELDAAGLNVCIGHDSIMDPWYPMGKGSMLAAANLLLHTAHMSGYSRILRLFDMITVNSARTMNVQERYGIEPGKPANLLVLDASDRFDAIRLQSECLWSVRNGSVIAETAPAQRTLTWGGKKRRVDFSVTPRGSGEEKEVLPVLLPRMA
- a CDS encoding methyl-accepting chemotaxis protein, producing MFRNLKIGAKLALAFGVLLLIFSGVGALSWFNMGEVSREVRSLADEYVPEMVLAERIQSTVQDLMYEIRGYSYTYDRSFLDAGRSAAESARAALGDAAALAEKYPALVTLRAGAADAMAGLDEYVKLMDDTEKAVESMNALRNRGTDSERAFFENAENYVRSQEQTLEREFGESTLQSELSGRLQKIVLGNALIDLGNLVRLANYRGQAQRNPVLLEEGLQHFEEMESILERLKAMTFQRVNIEQIKAVEKAGADYRSVMAGVLTAWRSLEELNARRVETGRGILAMADQVVQAGAANSQKISDHAVDSLASTISVILLSTAAAVLLGAAIAFAMTRSLTRPLNRVTVLAGMAKEGDLSIEREDFQIVTRDELGLMADALADMVRGQREMVRELKGKSVHLSALSEETAASTEEVTSTTNEVAEGNAQLAEQTRRGRENSIEASKVMLEMSSLIQIAQSLAASADKNSAEMSGAAEEGRETVAQTVEHMENIRTSVEETEGLLSQLDTFSARIGVVGDTITGIADQTNLLALNAAIEAARAGEAGRGFAVVAEEVRKLAEQSQQGAREVAELVARILEGTRSAVASMQKSREGVEEGVSIAHVAGEALERIGKAIGRSVEDIRRIISTTDEEVAKSDKVISLIDTTASVMELTDDHVQTLAASMEETAAAMETVATSAQEVSETSEDMRRMTERFKIEKDGGVLSNKPAVV